One genomic segment of Erythrobacter sp. THAF29 includes these proteins:
- a CDS encoding trans-aconitate 2-methyltransferase, producing MGSSFKNDIEALAKHYSELVKKHGDAAESAQYADRGTQERRMEVLCEIGVTKSSKVLDFGCGTGQMLSLLKRTIGFEGEYVGYDISPEAIKFARNAHPEGRFEVRDIIAEPAEESFDYVLVSGVFNNLITDNRGFFETISRTLMAQARKGYAFNMLSRYVDYLDEGLFYEDPAYAFQFCKEELSPLVSLRHDYAVREGSMPFEFTIYVYQSEIEPRPLKGQS from the coding sequence ATGGGCAGCAGTTTCAAGAACGATATCGAGGCCTTGGCCAAGCATTACAGCGAGCTCGTCAAAAAACACGGCGATGCCGCCGAGAGCGCGCAATATGCCGACCGCGGAACGCAGGAGCGCCGCATGGAAGTCCTGTGCGAGATCGGCGTTACAAAGTCGAGCAAGGTGCTCGATTTCGGCTGTGGCACGGGTCAGATGCTCAGCCTGCTGAAACGTACGATCGGTTTCGAAGGCGAATACGTAGGATACGACATCTCGCCCGAAGCGATCAAATTTGCGCGCAATGCTCATCCCGAAGGCCGTTTCGAAGTTCGCGACATTATCGCCGAGCCCGCCGAGGAGAGCTTCGATTACGTGCTCGTCAGCGGTGTGTTCAACAACCTCATCACCGACAATCGCGGTTTTTTCGAAACGATTTCACGCACGCTGATGGCGCAGGCGCGAAAGGGATACGCCTTCAACATGCTCAGCCGCTATGTCGATTACCTCGATGAGGGGCTTTTTTACGAGGACCCGGCGTACGCATTCCAGTTCTGCAAGGAAGAGCTTTCGCCGCTCGTTTCGCTGCGCCACGATTATGCCGTACGCGAAGGATCGATGCCGTTCGAGTTTACAATTTACGTCTACCAAAGCGAGATCGAACCGAGGCCCCTCAAAGGACAATCGTAG
- a CDS encoding DMT family transporter, giving the protein MDGSVARPRPMLALIVRLATAAVLATMAMLVKLAGEKGVHLAELVFWRQAITLLCVVVLLAAWGKLASVKTKRFAAHARRAIYGLTGMFFVYGAVMLLPLPEATAISFTAPFFAVMISVILFGEKVGIYRWGAVVLGFAGVLLITQPSFIGGGSDLVDPFGAAVGLVAAFLVALISFQIQDLNTTEAPWSIVFWFVLLTTPIAALALPFVYEPHSGEVWAIIIAMALCGALAQILLTTSLRFGSAAVILLMDYTSLLWATFYGYTVFDQPPGPGLWLGAPLIVGAGVLIAWRERQLARSRPQPVAD; this is encoded by the coding sequence ATGGATGGTTCCGTCGCCCGCCCTCGCCCGATGCTCGCGCTGATCGTGCGCCTCGCAACGGCGGCGGTGCTCGCGACCATGGCGATGCTGGTCAAGCTCGCGGGCGAAAAGGGCGTCCACCTTGCCGAACTCGTCTTCTGGCGGCAGGCGATTACGCTTCTTTGCGTCGTCGTCCTGCTCGCCGCATGGGGCAAGCTCGCCAGCGTCAAGACGAAGCGCTTTGCCGCGCATGCACGCCGCGCCATCTATGGCCTTACCGGCATGTTCTTCGTTTACGGCGCTGTGATGCTCCTGCCCCTGCCCGAAGCGACCGCGATCAGCTTTACCGCGCCATTCTTCGCGGTGATGATTTCGGTCATTCTCTTCGGAGAGAAGGTCGGGATCTACCGCTGGGGCGCGGTCGTGCTCGGCTTTGCAGGCGTGCTGCTCATCACGCAGCCGAGCTTCATCGGCGGCGGCAGCGACCTTGTCGATCCCTTCGGTGCGGCGGTGGGGCTCGTCGCGGCGTTCCTCGTCGCGCTCATCAGTTTCCAGATCCAGGATTTGAACACAACCGAAGCGCCGTGGAGTATCGTCTTCTGGTTCGTGCTGCTCACCACCCCGATCGCGGCGCTCGCTTTGCCCTTCGTCTACGAACCGCATTCAGGCGAAGTCTGGGCGATCATCATCGCGATGGCGCTGTGCGGCGCACTGGCCCAGATCCTGCTCACCACCTCGCTGCGCTTCGGTTCTGCGGCGGTGATCCTGCTGATGGACTATACCTCGCTCCTCTGGGCCACGTTCTACGGCTACACCGTCTTCGATCAACCGCCCGGCCCCGGCCTGTGGCTCGGCGCTCCGCTCATCGTCGGGGCGGGCGTGCTCATCGCATGGCGCGAAAGGCAACTCGCCCGAAGCAGGCCTCAACCCGTCGCAGATTAG
- a CDS encoding entericidin A/B family lipoprotein — protein sequence MIRKTVIAAALAALTLTSAACNTVKGLGEDIKSVGEAGEKAID from the coding sequence ATGATCCGCAAAACCGTTATTGCAGCTGCACTCGCTGCGCTCACGCTCACCTCAGCCGCCTGCAATACCGTCAAAGGGCTCGGCGAAGACATCAAATCGGTCGGCGAAGCGGGCGAAAAGGCCATAGACTGA
- the pseG gene encoding UDP-2,4-diacetamido-2,4,6-trideoxy-beta-L-altropyranose hydrolase, whose protein sequence is MKALIRCDATAEIGSGHLSRCIALAEALQLFSVRCSFAGQFDGAAFGQIDLAGFECVRLSEPVNSRSAEQELASIVALHAADFIVIDSYRADDRYLSDLKSQGQSAVVIDDFRKLKIYDCDVILNFTWEAPTLDYPQGPALLLGPDYLLVRRKLVDARAESLARRREGPIQNLLVAIGGSDPKGITGRIVRLIDELNTEACVRAIAQPDDALEEALSRFAPGSGIVPRQPDLSEQFQWADAAITGGGLIKYECAYMGIPAASIAQNEGQDGETKVFSRAGLVFDLGLADCTSDKALAGTMNSFIENTGLRAKLAERMRETFISDPTVHAARKILEAIRL, encoded by the coding sequence GTGAAAGCCCTGATCAGGTGCGACGCCACTGCGGAGATCGGTTCTGGACACCTCAGCCGCTGCATCGCGCTGGCCGAGGCATTGCAGCTTTTTTCGGTACGTTGCTCGTTTGCGGGACAATTCGATGGCGCTGCATTTGGGCAAATCGACCTTGCCGGCTTCGAATGCGTCCGGCTCTCCGAACCGGTGAACAGCAGATCGGCGGAGCAAGAGCTCGCCAGTATCGTCGCCTTGCATGCCGCCGACTTCATAGTCATCGACAGCTATCGCGCTGACGACCGCTACCTGTCCGACCTCAAATCGCAGGGTCAAAGCGCCGTGGTGATCGACGATTTCCGCAAGCTCAAAATCTACGACTGCGATGTCATTCTGAATTTCACCTGGGAAGCACCGACCTTGGACTACCCGCAGGGCCCGGCACTTTTGCTCGGACCTGACTACCTGTTGGTCCGGCGCAAGCTGGTCGATGCACGGGCCGAAAGCCTTGCACGGCGACGCGAGGGTCCGATCCAAAACCTGCTGGTCGCCATAGGTGGCTCCGACCCGAAGGGCATAACCGGGCGCATCGTCCGCCTCATCGACGAGTTGAACACGGAAGCTTGCGTTCGCGCCATTGCGCAACCCGATGACGCACTTGAGGAAGCGCTTTCGAGGTTCGCCCCGGGAAGCGGCATCGTCCCGCGCCAGCCCGACCTTTCCGAACAGTTTCAATGGGCCGATGCAGCCATCACGGGCGGCGGGCTGATCAAATACGAATGCGCATATATGGGCATTCCAGCAGCCTCCATCGCCCAGAACGAAGGGCAGGACGGCGAAACCAAGGTGTTCTCGCGTGCAGGGCTTGTCTTCGATCTGGGTCTCGCCGATTGCACCAGTGACAAAGCCTTGGCAGGCACAATGAACAGTTTCATCGAAAACACGGGACTGCGCGCCAAACTCGCCGAGCGAATGCGCGAAACCTTCATTTCCGACCCGACCGTGCATGCAGCGCGCAAGATCCTGGAGGCAATAAGACTCTGA
- the pseI gene encoding pseudaminic acid synthase, with translation MTRMPEISIAGRPIGPDHEPYIICELSGNHNGSLDRAIELLEAAAATGADAIKIQSYTPDTITIDHDGPEFKVEGGLWDGRTLYDLYGEAQTPFEWHEPLFRRAKELGVTLFSSPFDTSAVDLLDELGAPAYKIASFEAVDLPLVAYCASKGKPMIISTGMANLDEIGEAVKTARENGCEEIVLLHCVSSYPAPDEQSNVRTVPDLAERFGVVSGLSDHTFGSPVAVASIALGGCVVEKHFTLARADGGPDSAFSLEPHEFKSLVEDCKRAWRALGQATYDLQGSESASVQFRRSLYVVEDVAAGEKLTRQNVRSIRPGHGLAPKHFPEVLDRTAARDLKRGEPLEWSALV, from the coding sequence ATGACAAGAATGCCCGAAATCAGCATTGCGGGTCGCCCTATCGGACCCGACCACGAGCCCTACATCATCTGCGAGTTGTCCGGTAACCATAACGGCAGCCTGGACCGCGCCATCGAATTGCTTGAAGCAGCCGCGGCGACAGGTGCCGATGCGATCAAGATCCAGAGCTACACGCCCGACACGATCACGATCGATCACGATGGACCCGAATTCAAGGTCGAGGGCGGATTGTGGGACGGTCGCACGCTCTACGATCTTTACGGCGAAGCGCAGACGCCGTTCGAATGGCACGAGCCGCTCTTTCGCCGGGCGAAAGAGCTTGGTGTGACACTGTTTTCCTCACCTTTCGACACCAGCGCGGTCGACCTGCTCGATGAGCTTGGCGCACCCGCTTACAAGATCGCTTCGTTCGAAGCGGTCGACCTGCCGTTGGTCGCCTACTGTGCTTCAAAGGGCAAGCCGATGATCATATCGACCGGTATGGCGAATCTCGACGAGATCGGCGAAGCGGTGAAGACTGCAAGAGAAAACGGGTGCGAAGAAATCGTTCTCCTGCACTGCGTCAGTTCCTACCCCGCCCCTGACGAGCAATCGAACGTTCGCACCGTTCCCGACCTTGCAGAACGTTTCGGCGTCGTTTCAGGGCTGTCAGATCACACTTTCGGATCGCCGGTGGCGGTTGCCTCGATCGCGCTTGGAGGCTGCGTGGTGGAGAAACACTTCACGCTTGCCCGCGCCGATGGCGGCCCGGATTCTGCTTTCAGTCTGGAACCGCACGAGTTCAAGAGCCTGGTTGAAGACTGCAAGCGCGCGTGGCGTGCGCTTGGCCAGGCGACTTATGATCTGCAAGGCAGCGAAAGCGCTTCGGTGCAGTTCCGCCGTTCGCTCTACGTGGTGGAGGATGTCGCTGCAGGCGAAAAGCTTACGCGGCAAAATGTCCGATCGATCCGGCCCGGACACGGGCTTGCACCCAAACACTTTCCCGAAGTGCTCGATCGCACTGCAGCGCGCGATCTCAAGCGCGGCGAACCGCTGGAGTGGTCGGCGCTCGTTTGA
- a CDS encoding ABA4-like family protein: MDWTLVFGAVNMLALLAWVALIALPRWPALLSGILYLGVGLLCLIYSAGLIAVLTGLVPAGEGGADFSTIEGVRSIFASDAGVAIGWTHYLAFDLFVGLWIARDADAKLFSRWLQAPILLATFVAGPLGLIIWLLVREPRARASGRWQ, from the coding sequence ATGGACTGGACGCTCGTATTCGGCGCGGTCAATATGCTTGCGCTGCTTGCATGGGTCGCGCTCATTGCGCTTCCCCGCTGGCCCGCACTGCTTTCAGGCATCCTCTACCTCGGCGTTGGGCTGCTCTGTCTGATCTATTCGGCGGGACTGATTGCCGTGCTCACCGGGCTGGTCCCGGCGGGCGAGGGCGGTGCTGATTTCTCCACGATCGAGGGAGTCCGGTCGATTTTTGCGAGCGACGCGGGGGTTGCAATCGGCTGGACACACTATCTCGCTTTCGACCTGTTTGTTGGCCTGTGGATCGCGCGTGATGCCGATGCGAAGCTCTTCTCGCGCTGGCTCCAGGCGCCGATCTTGCTCGCCACCTTCGTTGCCGGGCCGCTCGGCCTCATCATCTGGCTGCTGGTTCGCGAGCCGCGCGCGCGAGCCTCGGGGCGCTGGCAATAA
- a CDS encoding WbqC family protein: protein MQPTYLPWIGYFDLIDTVDHFVFLDDAQVLKRSWGVRNRIIGQNGEAFLTVPLTGHSQIGENTFANTAIDPNPKWRKTHLATIRHTYGKAPYFSEVFPQIEELMSAEHATIGALNMAFIRSTAERLGIETPFNRSSQLEGAEGRKDDRLLAICRVIGADSYLAAQGSAGYIERDNEAGAFAGSGVALWYHNFAHPEYRQAGERFTSHMSIIDLLMNCGYASALEIIRSGRREKLTSAEMKKELA from the coding sequence ATGCAGCCGACCTATTTGCCGTGGATCGGATATTTCGACCTTATCGATACGGTCGATCACTTCGTCTTCCTCGACGATGCCCAAGTTCTCAAACGCAGCTGGGGGGTGCGCAATCGCATCATCGGTCAGAATGGTGAGGCTTTCCTGACGGTTCCTCTGACCGGGCATAGCCAGATCGGCGAAAATACTTTTGCGAACACGGCAATCGATCCGAATCCGAAATGGCGCAAGACGCACCTCGCTACGATCCGTCATACCTACGGCAAGGCGCCGTATTTTTCCGAGGTCTTCCCTCAAATCGAGGAGCTTATGTCGGCGGAGCACGCGACGATTGGCGCGCTCAACATGGCTTTTATCCGGTCAACAGCCGAACGCCTCGGTATCGAAACACCCTTCAACCGGTCGTCGCAACTTGAGGGTGCGGAGGGTCGCAAGGATGACCGGCTGCTAGCTATCTGCCGGGTTATCGGTGCAGATTCCTACCTCGCGGCGCAGGGCAGCGCAGGATACATCGAGCGGGACAACGAAGCCGGCGCGTTCGCCGGATCGGGGGTCGCACTTTGGTATCACAACTTCGCGCACCCGGAATATCGCCAGGCAGGCGAACGGTTCACAAGCCATATGAGCATCATCGATCTTCTGATGAACTGCGGTTACGCGTCGGCGCTGGAGATCATCCGCTCGGGGCGACGCGAAAAGCTTACGAGCGCAGAAATGAAGAAAGAACTGGCATGA
- a CDS encoding DUF938 domain-containing protein → MKRHAPATSRNREPIAAVLEEELPESGLVLEIASGTGEHAAYFAWRFPALDWQPSDVDPSALSSIIARHAEYSGDNLRYPIVLDAGRPETWEVSRVDAIICINMVHISPWEATEGLFAACGEALGNSQNVAAPLIIYGPFLEAGTRTAPSNLEFDQSLRARNPDWGLRKVEDIDELAAREGLARTRREEMPANNLMLVYRCI, encoded by the coding sequence TTGAAACGCCACGCCCCCGCCACCTCGCGCAACCGCGAGCCGATCGCCGCGGTGCTCGAAGAGGAGCTGCCCGAAAGCGGCCTCGTGCTCGAAATCGCCAGCGGTACGGGCGAGCACGCGGCCTACTTCGCATGGCGTTTCCCGGCGCTCGACTGGCAGCCGAGCGACGTCGATCCATCCGCCCTGAGTTCGATCATCGCTCGCCATGCCGAATATTCGGGCGACAATCTGCGCTATCCCATTGTGCTTGATGCCGGGCGTCCGGAGACCTGGGAGGTTTCGCGCGTCGATGCCATCATTTGCATCAACATGGTGCACATCAGCCCGTGGGAGGCGACCGAGGGGCTTTTCGCCGCCTGCGGAGAGGCGCTGGGCAATTCGCAAAACGTCGCCGCGCCGCTGATAATTTACGGCCCGTTTCTCGAAGCGGGGACGAGGACCGCACCCTCAAACCTCGAATTCGACCAAAGTTTGCGCGCCCGCAATCCCGATTGGGGGCTGCGTAAGGTCGAAGATATTGACGAATTGGCGGCGCGCGAAGGTCTTGCCCGCACCCGGCGGGAGGAAATGCCGGCCAACAACCTGATGCTCGTCTATCGCTGCATCTGA
- a CDS encoding CpaF family protein: MSAFGKKGGAGGMKPGGRPAFGVARPMKGGKPSSEESAGGEQFPPLPGEGEKAESKSPPPSSKPQNTADAMERLSERMNAVHTPEEQGGFEASVHKIKEQVLPRLLERVDPEAAATLTKEELSEEFRPIIMEVLAELKVTLNRREQFALEKVLIDELLGFGPLEELLNDPDVSDIMVNGPEQTYIEKKGKLVIAPIKFRDEQHLFQIAQRIVNQVGRRVDQTTPLADARLKDGSRVNVIVPPLSLRGTAISIRKFSEKPITLDMLKEFGSMSEKMCTALKIAGACRMNIVISGGTGSGKTTMLNALSKMIDPGERVLTIEDAAELRLQQPHWLPLETRPPNLEGQGAITIGDLVKNALRMRPDRIILGEIRGAECFDLLAAMNTGHDGSMCTLHANSPRECLGRMENMILMGDIKIPKEAISRQIAESVDLIVQVKRLRDGSRRTTNITEVIGMEGDVIVTQELFKFEYLDESEDGKIMGEFRSSGLRPYTLEKARQFGFDQAYLEACL; encoded by the coding sequence ATGAGCGCATTCGGTAAAAAAGGCGGTGCAGGCGGCATGAAGCCGGGTGGACGCCCGGCATTTGGCGTGGCCCGCCCGATGAAGGGCGGAAAGCCTTCCAGCGAGGAATCTGCAGGCGGCGAACAATTCCCGCCGCTCCCGGGTGAAGGTGAGAAAGCTGAATCGAAATCGCCTCCCCCCTCCTCCAAACCGCAGAACACCGCCGATGCGATGGAGCGCCTTTCCGAACGCATGAATGCGGTGCATACGCCCGAAGAACAGGGCGGGTTCGAAGCCAGCGTTCACAAGATCAAGGAGCAGGTGCTCCCGCGCCTGCTCGAACGTGTCGATCCGGAAGCCGCCGCGACGCTCACCAAGGAAGAGCTGTCGGAAGAGTTCCGTCCGATCATCATGGAAGTTCTGGCCGAGCTGAAGGTCACGCTCAACCGCCGCGAACAGTTCGCGCTCGAAAAGGTCCTGATCGACGAGCTTCTGGGCTTCGGTCCGCTCGAAGAGTTGCTGAACGATCCGGACGTGTCCGATATCATGGTCAACGGCCCTGAGCAGACCTACATCGAGAAAAAGGGCAAGCTGGTCATCGCGCCGATCAAGTTTCGCGACGAACAGCACCTTTTCCAGATCGCGCAGCGCATCGTGAACCAGGTCGGCCGCCGCGTCGACCAGACCACACCGCTTGCCGACGCCCGCTTGAAGGACGGCTCGCGTGTGAACGTGATCGTGCCGCCGCTCTCGCTGCGCGGCACCGCGATCTCGATTCGTAAGTTCTCCGAAAAGCCGATCACCTTGGACATGCTCAAGGAATTCGGCTCGATGTCGGAGAAGATGTGCACCGCGCTGAAAATCGCGGGCGCATGCCGGATGAACATCGTCATTTCGGGCGGTACCGGTTCTGGTAAGACGACCATGCTCAACGCCTTGTCGAAGATGATCGACCCGGGCGAGCGCGTTCTCACTATCGAGGACGCCGCCGAACTTCGCCTGCAACAGCCCCACTGGCTGCCGCTCGAAACCCGTCCGCCCAACCTTGAAGGCCAAGGCGCGATCACCATCGGCGACCTTGTTAAGAACGCCCTGCGTATGCGTCCTGACCGCATCATCCTGGGTGAGATTCGTGGCGCCGAATGTTTCGACCTTCTCGCCGCCATGAACACGGGCCACGACGGCTCGATGTGTACGCTTCACGCCAACTCGCCGCGCGAGTGCCTCGGCCGTATGGAAAACATGATCCTGATGGGCGACATCAAGATCCCGAAGGAAGCCATCTCGCGCCAGATCGCAGAATCGGTCGACCTGATCGTGCAGGTAAAGCGCCTTCGCGACGGTTCGCGCCGTACCACCAACATCACCGAGGTGATCGGCATGGAAGGTGACGTGATCGTGACGCAGGAGCTGTTCAAGTTCGAATATCTCGACGAGAGCGAAGACGGCAAGATCATGGGCGAATTCCGCTCGTCGGGTCTGCGTCCCTACACGCTCGAAAAGGCTCGCCAGTTCGGTTTTGACCAGGCTTACCTTGAAGCCTGCCTGTAA
- a CDS encoding fatty acid--CoA ligase, which produces MGWEGTVKRDPHHTFITFDEILDFWAKERPDGPAFEQEGRITSYGDLDANTRRLIGFYKSLGIEKGDRIAWLGKNSDLYCQLYLAAARMGAVMVPIGWRLAPREVAYILEDTGAKLVFVEEMFADCAEQACKDLPAKPKIIGDAEARAAMAKSEPADYHPPDPGEPILQLYTSGTTGNPKGAVLSNANLLGLRNPGNEVGLAWNFFEPDDCMLIAMPCAHIGGTGLINIAVANGIRSLVQAEFTPVGVLEAIENGATHMFIVPAALQMVVQHPRAAETDFSHLKYLMYGAAPMPLALLQEAVKTMPNAGFLQAYGMTETSGTISILPPEDHTLEGNERMRSAGKAVPGAQIEVRGPDNKEVPRGEIGEVCVKSPSNTDGYWKLPEATASTIDPDGWLHTGDAGIMDEDGYVYIQDRIKDMIITGGENVYPAEVENAIFGHPAVAEVAVIGVPSDKWGEEVKACVVAKPGHEIDADDIIGYARERIAAFKVPKSVDVIPEMPRNPSGKILRRQLREPYWEGQERQVS; this is translated from the coding sequence ATGGGCTGGGAAGGCACGGTCAAACGCGATCCGCATCACACCTTCATCACTTTCGACGAAATCCTAGACTTCTGGGCGAAAGAGCGCCCCGACGGACCGGCGTTCGAGCAGGAAGGACGGATCACCTCCTATGGCGATCTTGATGCAAATACCAGGCGACTGATCGGCTTTTACAAGTCACTCGGGATCGAGAAGGGTGACAGGATCGCCTGGCTCGGCAAGAATTCGGACCTCTACTGCCAGCTTTACCTCGCCGCCGCGCGCATGGGCGCGGTCATGGTGCCGATCGGATGGAGGCTCGCCCCGCGGGAAGTCGCCTACATTCTCGAGGATACAGGCGCCAAGCTGGTATTCGTCGAAGAGATGTTCGCAGACTGCGCCGAGCAGGCCTGTAAGGACTTACCCGCCAAACCGAAAATCATCGGCGATGCCGAGGCACGCGCGGCGATGGCAAAGTCCGAACCGGCGGATTACCACCCGCCTGACCCGGGCGAGCCCATCCTCCAACTCTACACGTCCGGCACGACCGGGAATCCGAAGGGCGCGGTGCTTTCCAACGCCAACCTCCTCGGCCTGCGCAATCCGGGCAATGAAGTGGGGCTAGCATGGAATTTCTTCGAGCCGGACGACTGCATGCTCATCGCCATGCCCTGCGCGCATATCGGCGGGACGGGCCTGATCAACATCGCGGTCGCCAACGGTATCCGCAGCCTCGTGCAGGCGGAATTCACCCCTGTCGGCGTGCTCGAGGCGATCGAGAATGGCGCGACGCACATGTTCATCGTGCCCGCCGCGCTCCAGATGGTCGTCCAGCATCCGCGCGCTGCGGAAACCGACTTCAGCCACCTGAAATACCTGATGTATGGCGCTGCACCGATGCCTCTTGCGCTGTTGCAGGAAGCGGTGAAAACAATGCCGAATGCAGGCTTCCTGCAAGCCTACGGCATGACGGAGACGAGTGGCACCATTTCGATCCTGCCGCCCGAGGACCACACACTCGAAGGCAATGAGCGCATGCGCTCGGCGGGCAAGGCGGTGCCGGGGGCACAGATCGAGGTGCGTGGGCCGGATAACAAGGAGGTGCCTCGCGGCGAAATCGGCGAGGTCTGCGTGAAGTCACCGTCCAACACGGACGGCTATTGGAAACTTCCCGAAGCAACTGCCAGCACGATCGATCCCGATGGCTGGCTTCACACCGGCGATGCCGGCATCATGGATGAAGACGGCTACGTCTATATCCAGGACCGGATAAAGGACATGATCATTACCGGTGGCGAGAACGTCTACCCGGCCGAAGTCGAAAACGCGATCTTCGGCCACCCTGCCGTCGCGGAAGTCGCGGTGATCGGCGTGCCGTCGGACAAATGGGGCGAAGAGGTGAAGGCCTGCGTCGTCGCCAAGCCGGGTCACGAAATCGATGCGGACGACATTATCGGCTATGCGCGTGAACGCATTGCCGCATTCAAGGTGCCCAAAAGCGTCGATGTGATCCCCGAAATGCCGCGCAATCCATCGGGCAAGATCCTGCGCCGGCAATTGCGCGAACCCTATTGGGAAGGTCAGGAGCGGCAGGTCTCCTGA
- a CDS encoding NAD(P)-binding protein yields the protein MRAEHHNRDARFPDSFGGKGVAPFAPRVRIVGGGLTGILAAFQAHRMGARDIDLYERLDRLGGIAQPELRDGREMREGCIYFGPEGDPIRSLLEAHGVKFEEFDNTFGSVSGSLENPTCLHDFGGPSMKASSIKLGTLRGDSLADRIGCFDASIAEPLFRYVEWHVGCDPASLHKDSAIPLAINRVFPEGPDLDALAKAKRTDDLADELFGIPRSLWGYSNNAKASLPVGGFTEMFRQCRRALKAIGVRIHERRLANPKKVLNEWSREDLIVWAASPMPLFKAMGLEAPRAPARKFATHAFKVDWTGPVPFYVQNFTAEGSCFRVYIYESGGSTLLTAECVTKPQEIDLHREIHSLLRGFDGQLAIGDLLYRTVKPRWLYHSTDTIDKLGQLRAALKAERGDAFVAGAWEAYAKGEKFAEVEADLQKALEMQAILAAL from the coding sequence ATGCGTGCCGAACATCACAATCGCGATGCCAGATTCCCGGATTCTTTCGGTGGCAAGGGTGTCGCCCCCTTTGCGCCGCGCGTCCGGATCGTCGGGGGCGGGCTGACCGGCATTCTCGCCGCGTTTCAGGCGCACCGAATGGGCGCGCGGGATATCGACCTTTACGAACGGCTCGACAGGCTGGGCGGGATTGCACAGCCCGAGCTTCGTGACGGGCGCGAAATGCGCGAAGGCTGCATTTACTTCGGTCCTGAAGGGGACCCCATACGCAGTCTGCTCGAAGCGCATGGCGTGAAGTTCGAAGAATTCGACAATACATTCGGCTCGGTCAGTGGCTCGCTCGAAAATCCCACCTGTCTCCATGATTTTGGCGGACCATCAATGAAGGCATCCAGTATCAAGCTTGGTACCCTTCGCGGTGACAGCCTTGCGGACCGGATAGGCTGCTTCGACGCGTCGATCGCCGAGCCGCTCTTTCGCTATGTGGAATGGCATGTCGGCTGCGATCCGGCGAGCTTGCACAAAGATTCAGCGATCCCTCTCGCGATAAACCGCGTTTTCCCGGAAGGCCCCGATCTCGATGCTCTCGCGAAAGCAAAGCGCACCGATGATCTGGCCGATGAATTGTTCGGCATCCCGCGCTCGCTCTGGGGATATTCGAACAACGCGAAAGCCAGCCTCCCAGTCGGTGGTTTCACCGAAATGTTTCGGCAGTGCCGCCGCGCACTGAAAGCCATTGGCGTGCGCATCCATGAACGCAGGCTCGCCAACCCGAAGAAAGTGCTGAACGAGTGGTCGCGCGAAGACCTGATCGTGTGGGCAGCGAGCCCGATGCCGCTGTTCAAGGCTATGGGGCTCGAAGCGCCCCGCGCCCCTGCACGCAAATTCGCGACCCATGCGTTCAAGGTCGACTGGACCGGGCCTGTGCCATTCTATGTCCAGAATTTCACCGCAGAAGGTAGCTGTTTCCGCGTATACATCTATGAAAGTGGCGGTAGCACCTTGCTGACAGCCGAATGCGTGACAAAACCCCAAGAAATTGATCTCCATCGCGAAATCCACAGTTTGCTCAGAGGATTCGACGGTCAACTTGCGATCGGAGATCTGCTTTACCGGACCGTAAAGCCGCGCTGGCTCTACCATTCGACCGACACGATTGATAAGCTTGGCCAGCTGCGCGCTGCGCTCAAGGCTGAACGAGGCGACGCTTTTGTCGCAGGCGCATGGGAAGCCTACGCAAAGGGTGAAAAGTTCGCCGAAGTGGAAGCTGATTTGCAGAAGGCGCTCGAAATGCAAGCGATCCTGGCGGCACTATGA